In Emys orbicularis isolate rEmyOrb1 chromosome 12, rEmyOrb1.hap1, whole genome shotgun sequence, one genomic interval encodes:
- the LOC135886266 gene encoding olfactory receptor 10A4-like, whose protein sequence is MTYSASDPGENQTISDVFILVGFSYLNKLQIVLFLVLLVTYLVALMGNLLVILLIKLNPSLHTPMYFFLVNLSFLEICFTSSVVPQLLIHLLVEQKTITIAGCAAQMYVNTIMGLTECCLLAVMAYDRYMAICHPLHYKTIMSGRACAQLAGASWIIGISVEVAQTTWIFSLPFCGSNCIHHFFCDIPPVLKMACTDTSKNEIMVFTVSVLFIMSPFLMIILSYICIISTILMLPSVEGRNKAFSTCSSHLMVVTLFYGMALISYLGLKSSFTPESNQMISLMNIIVGPVLNPIIYTLRNKEVKGAFIKTVEKRIFSHNWGKQRMKSRVS, encoded by the coding sequence ATGACCTATTCTGCAAGTGACCCTGGAGAGAACCAGACCATCTCTGATGTATTCATCCTGGTGGGGTTTTCGTACCTTAACAAGCTGCAAATCGTTCTGTTTCTGGTGCTTCTGGTCACGTACCTGGTCGCCCTGATGGGGAACCTGCTTGTTATCCTCCTTATAAAGCTAAACCCCtcactccacacccccatgtatttcttcctggtGAACCTGTCTTTCTTGGAAATCTGCTTCACCAGCAGTGTGGTTCCTCAGCTGCTGATTCACCTCCTGGTGGAGCAAAAGACCATCACCATTGCGGGCTGCGCTGCCCAAATGTACGTCAACACCATCATGGGCCTGACAGAATGCTGCCTCCTAGCAGTCATGGCGTATGACCGTTACATGGCCATATGTCACCCCCTGCACTACAAAACTATCATGAGTGGCCGGGCGTGTGCACAGCTCGCGGGTGCTTCATGGATCATCGGCATCTCGGTGGAAGTAGCTCAGACCACTTGGATCTTCAGCCTGCCCTTCTGTGGCTCCAACTGCATCCACCACTTCTTCTGTGACATCCCACCAGTGTTGAAGATGGCATGTACGGACACATCCAAAAATGAGATTATGGTCTTCACTGTGTCGGTGCTGTTCATCATGAGCCCTTTCCTGATGATAATCCTGTCCTACATCTGCATTATTTCCACCATCCTCATGCTGCCATCAGTGGAGGGAAGgaataaagccttctccacctgctcctcccacctcatggTGGTGACGTTGTTCTATGGAATGGCGCTTATCTCTTACCTGGGGCTCAAGTCTAGCTTCACCCCGGAAAGTAATCAAATGATTTCCCTCATGAACATAATTGTGGGACCAGTGTTGAACCCCATAATATACACTCTGAGGAACAAAGAGGTGAAGGGAGCCTTTATAAAAACAGTAGAGAAGAGGATCTTTTCACACAATTGGGGAAAACAGAGAATGAAAAGTAGAGTTAGTTAA
- the LOC135886267 gene encoding olfactory receptor 10A4-like: protein MIYSESNPGENQTISDIFILVGFSNLNKLQIVLFLVLLVTYLVALMGNLLVILLIKLNPSLHTPMYFFLVNLSFLEICYTSSVIPQLLVHLLVDLKTITVAGCASQMYVITIMGLTECCILAAMAYDRYIAICHPLHYITFMSGRACAQLMGASWIIGISVEVAQTTWIFSLPFCGSNHIHHFFCDIPPVLKMACMDISKNMIMVLTVSVLFIMGPFLLITLSYICIISTILKLPSAEGRHKAFSTCSSHLMVVTLFYGMGLFTYLRPKSISTPESDQMISLVITVAAPVLNPIIYTLRNKEVKGAFRKTVERSIFSHNQRKQRMKI from the coding sequence ATGATCTATTCTGAGAGCAACCCAGGAGAGAACCAGACCATCTCTGATATATTCATCCTGGTGGGGTTTTCAAACCTTAACAAGCTGCAAATCGTTCTGTTTCTGGTGCTTCTGGTCACCTACCTGGTCGCCCTGATGGGGAACCTGCTTGTTATCCTCCTTATAAAGCTAAACCCCtcactccacacccccatgtatttcttcctggtGAACCTGTCTTTCTTGGAAATCTGCTACACCAGCAGTGTGATCCCTCAGCTGCTGGTTCATCTCTTGGTGGACCTAAAGACCATCACCGTCGCGGGCTGTGCTTCCCAGATGTACGTCATCACCATCATGGGCCTGACGGAATGCTGCATCCTAGCAGCCATGGCGTACGACCGCTACATAGCCATATGTCACCCCCTGCACTACATAACTTTCATGAGTGGCCGGGCATGTGCACAGCTCATGGGTGCTTCATGGATCATCGGCATCTCAGTGGAAGTAGCTCAGACCACTTGGATCTTCAGCCTGCCCTTCTGTGGCTCCAaccacatccaccacttcttCTGTGACATCCCACCAGTGTTGAAGATGGCATGCATGGACATATCCAAAAATATGATTATGGTCTTGACTGTGTCAGTTTTGTTCATTATGGGCCCTTTTTTGTTGATAACCCTGTCCTACATCTGCATTATCTCCACCATCCTCAAGCTGCCGTCGGCAGAGGGaaggcataaagccttctccacctgctcctcccacctcatggTGGTCACTTTGTTCTATGGAATGGGCCTTTTCACCTACCTGAGGCCCAAGTCTATCTCCACCCCGGAGAGTGATCAAATGATTTCCCTCGTGATCACAGTTGCAGCACCTGTGTTGAACCCCATAATATACACTCTGAGGAACAAAGAGGTGAAGGGAGCCTTTAGAAAAACAGTAGAGAGGAGCATCTTTTCACACAATCAGAGAAAACAGAGAATGAAAATTTGA